One window of Candidatus Hinthialibacter antarcticus genomic DNA carries:
- a CDS encoding carboxypeptidase regulatory-like domain-containing protein, with amino-acid sequence MHLNSRMFFSQIQWFALTALVVWLAACAGENTGRLQGVVQLQGLIDAEGVEIVLPGTQFRAVSDSDGVFLIAGVPPGSYTLLARNDGFDDHRQEIEIQPGRLLQIETFELAVIKKPAGSISGFVRAEGRTTHENIAVLLVGSAISAFTNTTGFFRLTDVPPGEYLLMAFKEGWAPSSREKVVVRDGQDEPIEEILLTQSPLMAMAHPQAPVLGERVLRGAVFLEGKLEHDGIRVYLSEAPEHAAITSATGAFEIAGLDDRRYTLIFSYPGFIDKQLPSVQPALPGSIGGVGYITLEAEFNPERMGILQGRVYLEDQDVHANTMVRLIGVSQSVVTGEDGRYMFIAIPEGEYTLSAEHPGYATAEMENIRVAPEQILQAPDITLSATFAAQSEETGEIRGIGLLQGEFDHGGISVAVEGTGFSSVTSFDGEYVLPDVPYGAYTLIFSKGGFKNIYYEGASVLAGQTTVLEPVVLFPDVDPPFVVETFPRTGTRRVPVIDAVDALVRFSERMAGDTVKRSVRIDPPIDFEAYFDRESEYSDLDVLHLRLPQNAPNPVQFKTRYVVTIIPEARTPKGVPIAQPYQFDFTTDGPLIVRTVPETGSRGMFVSSNTPLMIFTNAPVDPVTFERSLRVRPKPDSEPLFEYYPFGAGTRVQVKLLMRTDARYRVQIENSLRTQAGERFSNTPYLFNFSTVEIGSSQRRGGYIQRVR; translated from the coding sequence ATGCACCTAAACTCTCGAATGTTCTTTTCTCAGATTCAGTGGTTCGCTTTGACGGCGTTGGTCGTCTGGTTGGCTGCGTGCGCGGGCGAAAACACGGGACGCTTACAAGGCGTCGTCCAACTGCAAGGTCTGATTGACGCCGAAGGCGTAGAGATCGTCCTGCCGGGGACGCAGTTCCGCGCGGTGTCCGATAGCGACGGCGTGTTTCTCATCGCAGGCGTTCCGCCCGGTTCCTATACGCTTCTCGCCCGCAATGACGGCTTCGACGATCACCGCCAGGAAATCGAGATTCAGCCTGGGCGTTTGCTTCAAATTGAAACCTTTGAACTCGCTGTAATAAAAAAGCCCGCTGGTTCGATCAGCGGGTTTGTTCGCGCCGAAGGCCGGACGACGCACGAAAATATCGCCGTATTATTGGTCGGCAGCGCAATCAGCGCCTTTACTAATACGACAGGCTTCTTTCGCCTGACCGACGTGCCGCCGGGTGAATATCTGCTGATGGCCTTCAAAGAGGGCTGGGCGCCCAGTTCGCGTGAAAAAGTGGTGGTGCGCGATGGGCAGGATGAGCCAATCGAAGAAATTCTGCTGACTCAATCTCCGTTGATGGCCATGGCCCACCCACAAGCGCCCGTGTTAGGCGAGCGGGTGTTGCGCGGCGCAGTGTTTTTAGAAGGCAAACTAGAGCACGACGGTATCCGCGTCTATCTGAGTGAAGCGCCTGAACACGCCGCCATCACATCGGCGACCGGGGCGTTTGAGATAGCCGGGCTTGATGACCGCAGATACACGCTCATCTTTTCTTATCCAGGGTTTATCGACAAACAGTTGCCCAGCGTTCAGCCTGCGCTGCCTGGTTCAATTGGCGGGGTGGGTTACATCACCCTCGAAGCCGAGTTCAACCCCGAACGCATGGGAATCTTACAAGGACGCGTCTATCTAGAAGACCAAGACGTCCACGCGAATACCATGGTTCGGCTGATTGGCGTCTCTCAATCGGTCGTGACCGGCGAAGATGGTCGCTATATGTTCATCGCGATTCCCGAAGGCGAATACACGCTCTCGGCGGAACATCCCGGTTATGCAACCGCTGAGATGGAGAACATCCGGGTTGCGCCCGAGCAGATTTTGCAAGCGCCTGATATCACGCTTAGCGCGACGTTTGCTGCGCAATCAGAAGAAACCGGCGAGATCCGCGGTATTGGGCTGCTTCAGGGAGAATTCGACCACGGCGGGATTTCGGTCGCTGTGGAAGGGACCGGGTTTAGCTCGGTGACCAGTTTTGACGGCGAATATGTTTTGCCCGACGTTCCGTACGGCGCCTATACCCTCATCTTCTCCAAGGGCGGTTTTAAGAACATCTATTACGAGGGCGCGTCGGTTCTCGCGGGCCAGACGACTGTGTTGGAGCCGGTGGTTTTGTTCCCCGATGTTGACCCGCCTTTTGTGGTTGAAACCTTTCCCCGCACAGGGACGCGCCGCGTACCCGTCATTGACGCGGTTGACGCGTTGGTGCGTTTTAGCGAACGCATGGCGGGCGATACCGTCAAGCGTTCAGTACGAATTGACCCTCCAATTGATTTCGAGGCGTATTTCGACCGTGAGAGCGAATATTCCGATCTCGATGTGTTGCATTTGCGCCTCCCTCAGAATGCGCCCAATCCAGTGCAATTTAAAACGCGCTATGTCGTCACCATCATCCCCGAAGCGCGTACGCCCAAGGGCGTACCGATAGCGCAGCCCTATCAGTTTGATTTCACTACCGACGGGCCGTTGATTGTGCGTACCGTGCCTGAAACTGGCTCTAGAGGCATGTTTGTCTCGAGCAACACGCCGCTGATGATCTTTACCAACGCGCCGGTTGATCCAGTTACCTTTGAGCGGTCGCTGCGGGTCCGTCCCAAGCCTGACTCAGAGCCGCTGTTTGAGTATTACCCCTTCGGCGCCGGAACGCGGGTGCAGGTGAAATTGTTGATGCGGACGGATGCGCGCTACCGCGTCCAGATCGAAAACAGCCTACGCACCCAAGCGGGCGAGCGCTTTAGCAATACGCCCTATCTGTTTAATTTTTCTACGGTTGAGATCGGTTCCAGCCAGCGTCGCGGCGGGTACATCCAGCGGGTGCGATAG
- the rpsU gene encoding 30S ribosomal protein S21 — translation MVEVEVREDEDIQTALKRFKRKCIKEAIPQDIRKNAYYEKPSVKKRKKHLKAVKRQKKNRLKARH, via the coding sequence GTGGTAGAAGTTGAAGTCCGTGAAGACGAGGACATTCAGACAGCGCTAAAGCGGTTCAAGCGGAAGTGTATCAAAGAAGCCATCCCGCAAGATATCCGCAAAAATGCGTACTATGAAAAACCCAGCGTCAAAAAGCGCAAGAAACACCTCAAAGCGGTCAAGCGTCAGAAGAAAAACCGCTTAAAGGCGCGTCACTAA
- a CDS encoding endonuclease/exonuclease/phosphatase family protein encodes MRSLLIALAIALFVCTPGYAQDEINVMTFNIRYDNRDDPNPWPDRKGEVASIINRADLIGLQEALKTQIDDLTERLPDHAWFGVGRDDGKAKGEYTCIFYRKDRFTLNGSGTFWLSETPDVPGSMSWDTSLTRICTWGKFTDKKSKKTFMMFNTHFDHRGRQARDESAKLIARMGVQLSDGAPSILTGDFNSREDSNAYKTLVELFYDARYYTGKPPVGPHATFTNWKEVGQGSPIDYIFILKENSQALQPVNHVVVDEMFRGFYPSDHLPVMATIELK; translated from the coding sequence ATGCGATCTTTACTCATTGCTCTCGCTATCGCTTTGTTTGTTTGTACGCCGGGTTACGCGCAAGACGAAATCAACGTGATGACCTTTAATATTCGCTACGATAACCGCGACGACCCCAACCCCTGGCCCGACCGCAAAGGCGAGGTCGCTTCGATCATCAACCGCGCCGACCTCATCGGCCTGCAGGAAGCGTTAAAAACCCAGATCGACGATCTAACAGAACGTCTGCCCGATCACGCCTGGTTCGGCGTAGGCCGCGACGACGGCAAGGCAAAAGGCGAATATACCTGCATTTTCTATCGCAAAGACCGCTTTACGCTCAATGGTTCCGGCACGTTTTGGCTTTCGGAGACGCCGGATGTTCCCGGCAGCATGTCGTGGGACACCTCGCTCACCCGCATCTGCACCTGGGGCAAGTTTACCGACAAAAAGTCAAAGAAAACCTTCATGATGTTTAACACTCACTTTGACCACCGTGGGCGCCAGGCCCGTGATGAAAGCGCCAAACTCATCGCCAGGATGGGCGTCCAGTTGTCTGACGGCGCTCCGTCGATTTTAACGGGCGACTTCAACAGCCGCGAAGATTCAAACGCATACAAGACGCTGGTCGAACTGTTTTATGATGCGCGCTATTACACGGGGAAACCGCCCGTTGGCCCGCACGCAACATTCACCAATTGGAAAGAAGTGGGGCAAGGCAGCCCGATTGATTACATCTTTATTCTCAAAGAAAACAGCCAGGCCTTGCAACCCGTCAACCATGTTGTGGTCGATGAAATGTTCCGTGGGTTTTACCCTTCTGACCACTTGCCCGTGATGGCGACAATTGAATTGAAATAG
- a CDS encoding YggT family protein: MTGLSVLLANLIQIYQIMIIVRIIMTWMQVSPYNPIARFLSQFCDPLLDAARNAFPFLAQGGIDFSPIVVLFLLGATQRFLLSLA, encoded by the coding sequence ATGACCGGTCTGTCCGTTCTTTTGGCGAACCTGATTCAGATTTATCAAATCATGATTATCGTTCGGATTATCATGACCTGGATGCAGGTCAGCCCCTACAATCCGATCGCGCGGTTTCTCAGCCAGTTTTGCGACCCGCTGTTAGACGCCGCTCGCAACGCCTTCCCGTTTCTCGCGCAAGGGGGCATTGATTTCAGCCCGATTGTTGTGCTTTTTCTTTTGGGCGCAACCCAACGCTTTCTCCTCTCGCTCGCCTAA
- a CDS encoding STAS domain-containing protein: MWKKFDLTTTEEQNSDVSMQIVNVKGYLDSSTFQDLQDHLHKLIDDGKSRVVVEFGELNYISSAGLGVLMGMLQEARENGGDLKLANMSTKVRNLFDMLGFSRLIRIYEDVDSAKQAFVDDANAGGKAETTPMEDNY, translated from the coding sequence ATGTGGAAGAAATTTGACCTCACCACGACAGAAGAACAAAACAGCGACGTCTCGATGCAGATCGTGAACGTGAAGGGGTATTTGGATTCCAGCACGTTTCAAGACCTGCAGGACCATTTACATAAACTGATCGACGATGGCAAAAGCCGCGTTGTGGTTGAATTCGGCGAACTGAATTACATCAGCAGCGCCGGGCTTGGCGTGTTAATGGGGATGCTGCAAGAAGCGCGTGAAAACGGCGGCGACCTGAAACTGGCCAATATGTCAACCAAAGTTAGAAATTTATTTGATATGTTAGGGTTTTCGCGTTTGATTCGTATTTATGAAGACGTAGACTCCGCCAAACAAGCGTTTGTAGACGACGCCAACGCTGGCGGCAAGGCCGAAACCACACCAATGGAAGACAACTACTGA
- a CDS encoding ATP-binding protein, with protein MSNRSGAPTDLALEINANSRWLHLVREFVNLFAQNLNLSQEDALQLEMCVDEACANSINAVEKMHADPEKCKVRIEVLIANGSIHITVVDCGADFSDPFHRALPMTGLTDRTRKRGYGLQIIKTLMDEVQYERDAKAFNRLHLIKFL; from the coding sequence ATGTCGAACCGCTCCGGTGCACCGACCGACCTGGCTCTGGAAATTAACGCGAATTCGCGTTGGCTTCACCTTGTCCGTGAATTTGTCAATCTATTTGCTCAGAACCTTAATCTTTCCCAAGAAGACGCCTTGCAGCTCGAAATGTGCGTCGATGAAGCCTGCGCCAATTCCATCAACGCCGTCGAAAAAATGCACGCAGACCCGGAAAAATGCAAAGTGCGCATCGAAGTGCTCATCGCCAACGGCAGCATTCACATTACGGTGGTCGATTGCGGCGCCGACTTTAGCGACCCCTTCCACCGCGCCTTACCGATGACCGGCCTCACCGACCGCACCCGCAAGCGCGGCTATGGCCTGCAAATCATCAAAACGCTGATGGACGAAGTGCAATACGAACGCGACGCCAAGGCGTTTAACCGGCTCCA